acgacatgcaaagttttcaacctaaggtcggtctaagtttttgtatgatgcaactggtcggctttgggtgtcgaaAGGTACTcagctaagagacggatccggcgacaagctttcacgttctgcctaagggaagtgtgtgtcggcagactgcctccatacttgacatcggaaATTTTAAGCAAAtaccaagtttcggtaggcgcggaaatggtcacacactttggtcgggaaccgtatggagagtcaccaattcgttgcccccggggctagcccgaatgtagaacacatccgtttgggcaaaggtagaaattcattttgcacaatatggttttcgaaaaatggatgaaatgcctagaaattgaaattgaaattgtacttgaatttgtatttgtaaagcccgtttttcgACACTCgctcacgaggcttgggagcgtccttctagatgcaaaaacagactaactcccaacacgaaaagttgagaaaaagtgggcaacaagccactgtgagccactgtcctggatgcaggcagcggcgttggatgcaggggctgcgcctggcgccaatgctggcatccagtacttcggcagatcagtggctggttgctcgaaatctgctctcgttttcgaaattgaaattagaagattccccagtggagtcgccaatttactgtagggggttttttgatctttttctcgtttcctacaatggggggtttggcacgcggcggttcgtttagagaaccgttgaattgtttttgcacctcgaaggagtcgccaccaaacttattttaggtctcgtttgggaagaccgcacaatgactctatttttggataaggccttgaatccttgaaacggatgggtgagatccgggctcgggaatgaaaatgcttattcggcgagctttagaaatattcaagtacgttggcacaacattgtttcgaaaataaaccctaagattagactatgtgggtttgaaaattagaacaaaatagaatttctaattgtacggtggtcacttttctttaaagattgatttaaggaacctaaggccggtttgtccaaaaatatcttcgttaagcgtgatgtaacctttgtattttgttgtatttagcatgttggtgatgaaagcgataaagcacataaagcaacatcacaatactaaataaagtgcggaattagtaaatacaagaccccctagaaaaggactagggagtaggtccacattgcctagaaatggactaggcaattaaaggtgcggaattgaaagtgcgaaattaaaattgcagtattgaaattgcggtattgaaattgcggtattgaaagtgcggtattgaaagtgcgatattgaaagtgcgatattgaaagtgcgatatttaaatttgtacttgggcacatgatattcgaacgccaaacggctccttaaaaataagtgcgcccgacacgaattcaaatccaaaaatctcaacttgggagaggttgctcaacccaaatgtcctaggttttgcatattgaacttgaaattgaaagcttgaatattgaaaggtttgaacttgaaaagattgaaactttgaacttgaaatgattgaaatttgaaaacttgaacttgtatgttgaaatttgaagacttgaacttgtatattgaaaaatggagttttgaatctcaaaagattaaacctttaaatgctaaaaggtgtcatctttgattactccatgcttgaaggtgattctagttcaaagagatgaatgcaagcaactttgaacatccttgaatcttgaaagtttgtattttgtattttgaaaaagtttgtatttttgaaaaagcatgtatgattgttgcaagtggtgtttttttatgacaaaaaaacacaaacttgctaatcatttgaaatcaaaatagcaggATTAATTGAACAACCACAaaataattgtgattgggcgaaggAATTGAATGAACGAGCAAGAACACACACAcgtacacacacacacatcacccgtgcgtgtgcgcgcgcggacagACGAGAGCCAGCAGCAGGGGCAACAgctgtgcgcgagcaagagGGGCGATGGCGCGGGCTAGCACGAGCAAGAGGGACGAGGGAGTGCGTGTGGCTGGGAGAGCAGCGCACACAACACAACAATAGCACAGCAGTAGCGCAGGGGCGTGCTGGCGCTGCGCGAGGGAGCAAGAGGGAGAGGGCGAGTGTGAGGCAGCGATGGGCGACGAAGTGTGGGGCACAAGGCACGGCACAACAGCACACGAGGCACGACGAGTGCCCGTGCTGTGCGGGTGGGGTGAGCCATCACAAGGagtggagagagaaaggaagagtgtggggcaagaaaaGAAGGGAGGcttcaatgaaaaataaggggatcatttaatgtggagagtcctatttataggctctcaaatccctagtgggctaggcttaggaatttGATATTAggcttagcaattaaatgattgggctagcctaaagcttaaaattaaattcttttgattgggctccattaataaaacgagttggacttttatttaaaaactcaaacctttaaaattacttgcgacccattaaatttcccgactagaaaattaaattcgtttcgtaattaattaaaataataaatattctaattaattaaaatacatttaaataatttttaaatgcgaaataaattctaaaaatcataaaatgctttttaaatataataaaatatatttataataattataaaaatacgaggtattacagtattaaaaaacggaggaagtataaaacaATGAATTAGTGGTTAAGATTGAGAGTTTGTGTACAATAGATCCCACATTTGTATTTTTTCTCCCCCGTTTTTGTTCCTAAATATTCTTCCAATTTCCCTTCGGCACACTTGTCAATATACATTTTACGTTGTTAATATCTCTAAATACgtgttattaaaaattataatattttcatATTGTTAAATTACTCATATATTGAAatgaatcaaacaagaccccatATGACTATGTTTTTCCTTATATATTGAACATAATTCAAAGGATTCTCTTCCCTTGTAAATAGTGTCAACATTCCAAATGAGAAGAACATTGAGGAAAGGAAGAAGTAATTTACAGGCCCGACTCTGAGGGTAGGCGGGGAGTGTAACATTCCAAATGAGAAGAATATTGTTAAAGTACTCATAATTGAGACGAACCATACAAGACCCCACATGGCTATGTTTTTCAttatactagattagatcccgtgcacgcacggattttgataattttttcacaaaatatgtAACTAAATATCTTCCAAACTAATGCATACTTATagcatttttaacatactcgtttaaatttattcatctgatatgcatatttaaaatgctaatatggtaatttgaccaaaatattgagtgatatattttgcATTATTAATATAGAGAATTGACTAAAATAtctaatttagaataattattattacgtcgtatctattatttccataatttatTAACTAAATTTGGTTTTCATACATAAATAGCTTATAAAAAaggtaaagaacaaaaataaaataaaacagttacattttttgggaaagtgatttttggcgggaaaatatcgcaccaggaattgacacgtgtcattcatggtgtctcttttagtatatagtaatagatattgAACACAATTCAAAAGATTCTCTACCATTGTAAATAGTTTTAACATTTCAAATGAGAAGAACATTGAGGAAATGTAGGAGTAATTTACAGGGCCGACTCTGAAAGTAGGCGGGAAGTGCAAATACTAAGGCCCAAGGTGAAAAGGGGACCCAAAATGTTAATATGTCAAACATATTATTCTGATAATAAATGACGTACTAAGTATATATACATAATGTATGTTTGGCTCAATGGTACAAAGCAATTGCTAAAGATACTTCGCCTAACTTTTTATGTCCCGGGTTCAACTTGTACTTTTTCGAttcacatttatttttttggaactAATTTACCCATATATTATATTTTGCATATGTAGTTTCTAAATAATTAAAACCCTCTCTTCCGTATTATCACTATCCTTTAATCGTCTATGAGATAACTAAGTTCCACATTGAATTTATTGGCATAGTATTTGACATCATATCTAATTTAGGCTTTAGTACTTAGTTGTAATTGACGTAATTATTTATGGACGAAGAAATATTTGTTTGATGGATTATGAGTCTATGTTacacttcctccgtttctaaaagttctttacgctttgcaATATGTGCCCAaaatataaaaactttgaccttaaattctcactattatatacatcaaatcgttacatgtaagatcttgttagattagtCTCGGTATGTATgttcagaatatcaacttttcataattttttcacatatgaaattggatatattagtagttaaatattgtatTGGAGTCCATGCAAATATTAACTGGAAAGAACTttgtgaaacggaggtagtatcgtttaaaaaaaatgcaaatTTCAATTTTCATGAAAACAAAATTAACCCACTCAAAGTAAACCTTTTTTGGAACAAATAATATTTATGCATTTTGATTATCTTATGACTAAGTAAGTATTTATTTAACTGAAAGATTGCAAGTGCTTAGAACATGCTTTTAAAATTCTAGAGGAGATATAATAATTTGTTATTGATTTAAATTCGACAATTTAGTAGATTGGACAAAACCGTGATGCGTCATTAACATATATATAATATAGTGAAtcgatatacggagtatatttagTTAATCCATAAGATCTGTATCATCGGGAGGGACCGTGATCTTTTATTTCGTCTAGGACCCCAAAATATCAGGACCGGAGCTAGTAATTTATATGGGCCATgcagaaacaaaaataaaaataaaaataaatattgaataCAATTACGATTCGCAAATCCCTTTAATTTCAAAAGGCGAAACCCgccaatgtcaaaaaaaaaaaaaaaaaaaaaagcgaaACCCTCACCTAAAGCACAAAATCCTTTATATATCCATTAGTTAAAATCAACGTAGATGCAGTTGACTTTATATTATATTGCATACTCCGTACAATAAAATAAGCGAGCTAGTTATTAGATCTTTTTACTTGTTGCTTCATTCaagttaatttaattaattataaaagaaACTTTAATTTCGAAAGTACATTATTGTTGAAACTTTGGCAAAATTATTGAACTATTTTAAAGTCAATTATATTGTGTGGATACTTGCGCAAATGCGCACTAAAGTCTCAGCCACAAATTACAAACAATTTTTTTCAACAATTGGAATTTGCTGTGTTGTTTGATAAGCAGTACAGTGTAAGTGACGTTGAATGGAGCCTTTTTTATTTAATCCAATTTGTGGACCGTCCGATTATCCTCAAAATAATCATCACCGTCTATTAATTGCGCCAAGTGTCCACAATATGTCTATGTACATAATAGTCATACGAAATGCTAATTAAATTGTATGGTCTACCTTTAATGGAATTAGTTTTGGTAGGTTTAAATTTGGTTTAAATTTATTTCCCtctaattattataaagttataatatttttttttaataatgtgAAAGATTGTTAAAATTCGTTGATGATGACAGTTATTTCAATCATATCAGTTGAGTAGATCGATAGCTGACTACGTAGGAATTAAATAATGTACGTGCATGGATGAGCAACATCCACATAAACACATGCATGTATGTTTCTGTTTCTGATCTCGTACCTCAACTTCAGACAGGGTGTTAGGGAAACAACATTATTAAATTTTTCAACAAATTTGTGTTTGAAATTCAGCACAAAGTGAAtaaaaatacttcctccgttcggaaatatcgcaccatttgatttttacactattcacgttacgactttgatcattttttgtgattcgtacgtaaagaaattttagtcatatgGGGTTagattagattcgtatcgatatatattttcaaaatgttaattttttttaaatttttgatttgagatattaagagtaaaAGTAAAGGTTAGAAGACTAAAAGTTaatcatggtgcgatatttccaaaacggaggaagtataagtttTGTGTTCACCGTAACAATACGTTCAGATAAGCATAATGTTGTTTGAGTGTTAttattgtataattaacaagacttgTTGTATACATGAAGTTCTAAAGTGGATGGGCATAATTCGTACTCATACTTAACAGTTTTGAAGGTATAGTCAAGTGGGCTAGAAGCATCATAATCGGAATAAGTTCGATAAAGGTGGTGGTATCATCGGGATCCAAGtagtatatactccctccgttccatagtTATAGTCTCATTTGATAAaaaaacacgggttttaagaaaactggaatatagtacataaaaAAGTGGAATAgggtacaaatgatgattgagttgtatggaaaagtggaataaagtacgtGTAAAAAGGTATATAGTACATATGAaattggaatatagtacatgggtggggttttcaacacatttttaattaatatagtacatgagaaagtagggatcttagtagccaaaattaaaaacaagactataattttgggacaccCAATTTAGAAAataagactataattttggtACACAGGGAGTACATGTTTAAGGAACCACGAGTTATATGACATATGCACACTTATAAACAGATCAAAGTTGATTGAGATGTAAATTGGTTGGATTCTTTGTATTGTACGTAGATAGGAAGTACGAGGTcgttttttcggatatcagatatgtgtggcaacacacatatcagctaaaagacaaatagctaaaagacaaaaaatgaaGTACCTTTCATGTTAactatacaacctaatttgtaattataattaattttttgaatttcaaataatttagaatttgttttgattttcataattaattgataagtTAATTAGGATTCTacgattaaaaaccaccataaaacttgttaaaattgaagtattttaaaattttatgacatagatttaatccctaagaaaatatgtaatcggaaattaatttgaatagtaaattttcgatttttcacctaatttagtgaaattaatatgagttattaatttgtcgataaatttaaatataaaagttttgatttttataaattgTTCACAAACTtccacgcacgaagcaatggaagctaagtgttaagtaccattatgtaaaaaaaaaaaaacataccatttttgtttaaaaaagtaccatttaatttgttttttgtcCCTTTTCCTGttttgtcttttgctatgatatgcatttaCAAGCatatatctgatatccgaaaatacttcctctaCGAAGTACTCCCTCAAtctactcgcaccgctttttttgtttttccggACTGTTCCTTAATACTTGTACCGCTTTTATAAATGGaatttttttaccaatattatattatttctcacacttacctactaactcACTCCCTACGAAaaaacatttaaaaattcacaccccccacTACCCATTACACATTTCTCACTAACTATAATAAAAAATTACcacactatcaactaccacttattaaattaataagtcaattcgaGTGTATTAatctccgcaccggtcaaaatggtgcgagtattaaggaacggagggaaTAGTTTTTTTGTTTATACAGGCCAGCTTGCCTGAGTAGTctttttgttattgttgttgccTTGGTGGTTGACGTTATGGCCCTTTCTAGAAGGTATGAAGCATACATGGTTTTGAACTTTAGGCGTAAAATTCGATTTTGATTTAGAATAACAATTTATACTCactttcactacaagaaattgattaattacCAACCGCTAAAATTGGTTGGTAAAACGCGAAAAACGGTTGGTAAAAGATTTTGCGACCGCCAGCGGTCGCAAAAAAGCGGTCAGTTTTCACCTGGACGGTAATTTAGGAAACTCCAACTGGAAGGCGGTCGCTAAAATTTACCGACAGAATTAGCGACCGCCACCTAagcagtcactaaattagtgaccgccaaAGCAGTCATAAGTCATAGCCCAAACCTCCCATAACTGTTTCAACTCTTCAATGAGTGGTTGCATGTACACATCCAAGTTTCCTTTAGGATTTTTAGGACCGGGAACGAGCAAAGAAAGGAACATGAATGGTCTTTTCATACACATCGATGGAGGCAAGTTGTATGGTGTAAGAATAACCGGCCAACATGAATATTGGGATCCAAATTTACCATGGGGGGCAAATCCATCTGTGCACAAACCAAGCCTGACATTTCGTGGCTCTGATGCGAAATTAGGAAAGGTTGTATCCAAGTGCTTCCACGCTTGACTATCACTAGGATGTGCGAAGGTGTTTTGAACTCGGGGATTCTTGGCATGCCAAGTCATATCCTCCGAAATGTTCTTGGTAGCATACAACCTTTGCAACCTCGGTGTGATTGGAAAATAGATTAGAACTTTTGCTGGAATAAGCTTACCCTTTGCAGTCTTCTTATACCGATCACTTCCGCATACTCTACATTTATCTAACTGTGCATCGCCTTTCCAgaagagcaaacaacctttaggGCATGTGTGGATCCTCTCATGAGGAAGTTCCAAGCCCTCAAGAACCTTCTTTGTGCTATTGAAAGTTCTACCCATTTGGTTGTTATTTGGAATCGCATCATTCATCAAAGATGCAAACCCATCCACACACCTGTGTTGTAAGTTGAATTCACATTTCAAACTTGCAATTCTTGATGCCATCTCCAACACAGAGAGTTTGCTCCCTTCATATAATGGATCTCCAGCTGCCTTTAGAAGGTCTATAAACTTCTTAGCTTCATCATTTGGTTCTTCTTCAACTGAATTACCCTCTTCATTCACCAAATGCTCTTGATTATTTCCAAGAGCATCAATAACCATATCCCGATATTGATTTGGCTGAACACGCGAGGACTCTACTAAGCTTTCCCCTTGACATATCCATTGATAGTAATTACGAACAAACCCCTTCTTGTACAAATGTACTCTAACTGTTTCAGTATCATGAAAACGCCTGTTATCACACAAGGGGCATGGGCATCTTATTTTGTCACCATCATTGCATGTTGGATGCTCTTTGCAAAACTCAATGAACTCTCCAACCCCCTTGAGAAAGTCGGGCTTAAGATTGCGCCCGTCGAGTCTATCATACATCCAACTACGCTCTCTTCTTTTCATGATACCAAATTCTACATATCTCACAAAAAACATGTTACTAACCAATCTCTACACATCTCACACTAATCATGTTACTAAACCTACTATATAGTCTAACTACCGCTCGAAGTTTTCTAAATAAACAATcaaataattgattttattaattatataaaaatcaatacttattaatgatataaagttaaataatttattaatgaTATAAAGATCAATAATTTATTCAAACGCACTTATAAATTATATAAAGTTCAATAATttacttataatttatataaaGATCAATAATTACTTAAACACAAGCCAATAAGGataaaaatcaaatataaataataaaatgcatttacaaTAAACACCTAAACATGCACAAATTTATTCAATACACTTACTTACTACTCAAATTCATTCTCTAAATTATTCGTTGTTTCTCATATGACATTCCTTGAAACTTTGGCATAAAATTAAATTTCATAAAATCTTACACCTACACCTACATCAAAATTCTTACACCTACACCtacatcaaaattaaattccttgAAATTTTGGCATAAAATTAAATTTCATAAAATCTTACACCTACATCAAATTAAGTACGGCATTCCTTGaaaatttcataaaatttcCATAATTTCCATAATTTTCCATAATTTTCTAACAAGTCATTCCATAAATTCATTGAAAAAAATACCCATTAATTATCTAACAAGTCATTCCATAGTTATGGGTCACAAAAttagaagagaaaaaaaagatTACCTTCAAAGATCGAAGAGTTCACATACAAGATCTACAATTGATATAAACAACAAAGTTAGGGTTtgaaaaattaaagcattatattatgaaaaaactAAGAATAAAGGTTACCTGGAGTGGAAAACATCGACGATTGAGTAGTCCGGTCCGGTGGGTGGTCCGCCTGGGCTGCTGGCTGGGGGGCGCCGTGCGCGGCTCTGGGGGGGGTTGGGCGTGGGCTGGGCTGCTGGCTGGGGGGAACCGTGCGCGGCTGGGCTGGGTGGGTCGTGCACTCTGGCCGAGTCGGGGGGTTAGGGTGGCGCCGTCGGGGGAGGGGGGTGGTTCACCGGCTGCGTCGAAGGTCGAAGGAGGGAAGGCTCTTCAACTTTCTATTTTTAATTTCTCTAAATTGGTCGAAGGAGGAGGAAGGCAgacaagattttttttttctttttttaatttagtGACCGTTTTTGGTCattgattatttatttattttttattttttttttaattttagcgACCGCTTTTTTGGTCGGGTATATTATATAGGCggttattaaaattttaaatttattttgaaaatagtCGGAATTTACCGACTGCTCAATAGTCGGAATGGAAGTTTATGCAGTCGATAAATTTACGACCGTTATGAAAGCGGttggtaaattttaaatttaccaACCGCTCTAAATTCGGTCGGTAAATTTAGCGACCGTTTCTATTTCGGTTggtaaatttatttttactgaCTACTTTCACGGCGGTCGGTAAAATCAGTTGGTAATCAAGcgctttcttgtagtgtttaCTAACCCCCAAAaatataagttcaaataatttaAATTCCAATCAACCCAAGAAGTACCAATGAGGTAACGAGTTTCAAACTTTCATTCATATCCAATCAGTTTTACCCGAATCTTATATacatgtactccgcttcagttgtacaATTCGCACtggtgctctgtttagcacttttccagcttactgcacccccgttgaggaaGAATATAAACCCAGAcggtgatctaaaatcatccttgtcggtttggaaacttgcgtctgtatagcctttaacaattaattcatcatctccaccatagaccaggaaatcatctttgtgccttttcaggtacttcggaagattcttggcagcagtccaatgtgcctctcctgggtctgactggtatcttctcgtagcactgagtgcgtacgcaacatccgggcgtgtacatatcatagcatacattatttaaccaatcaatgatgcatatgaaatcccactcattcgtctacgctcatccagtgtttttgggcactgagtcttgcttagagtcattccatgagacatgggtaggtagcctcgcttgga
This Spinacia oleracea cultivar Varoflay chromosome 6, BTI_SOV_V1, whole genome shotgun sequence DNA region includes the following protein-coding sequences:
- the LOC110787322 gene encoding uncharacterized protein, whose amino-acid sequence is MKRRERSWMYDRLDGRNLKPDFLKGVGEFIEFCKEHPTCNDGDKIRCPCPLCDNRRFHDTETVRVHLYKKGFVRNYYQWICQGESLVESSRVQPNQYRDMVIDALGNNQEHLVNEEGNSVEEEPNDEAKKFIDLLKAAGDPLYEGSKLSVLEMASRIASLKCEFNLQHRCVDGFASLMNDAIPNNNQMGRTFNSTKKVLEGLELPHERIHTCPKGCLLFWKGDAQLDKCRVCGSDRYKKTAKGKLIPAKVLIYFPITPRLQRLYATKNISEDMTWHAKNPRVQNTFAHPSDSQAWKHLDTTFPNFASEPRNVRLGLCTDGFAPHGKFGSQYSCWPVILTPYNLPPSMCMKRPFMFLSLLVPGPKNPKGNLDVYMQPLIEELKQLWEVWAMTYDCFGGH